GTAGCTGCTGTAGTTGGTTTGGGCGCGCTGGGTCGAGCCGCTCAGCGTCAGCTTCAGGCCCGTAATAATGTCGACCTGCACGATGCCGTTGAGCAGCGTCTTGCTGTCGTTAGTCACGTAGCTGTTGTTGTTGGCCAGCGAGAGCGGGTTGAGCGGGCCGCTGCCGGTGCGGGTGTAGTTTTCCTTGTAGGTGCCGTCGGGGTTGAAGGGGCCCACCGTGGGCAGGTAAAACAGCATGCCCGGCAGCACGTAGGACTGCGGAATGTCGTTCTGGGTGGTGGTGCTGTTGATGATGTTGGCCCCCAGGCGCAGGTGGTTGTTGAAGAAACGCTGGTTGATAAACCCGCGGGTAATGAGGCGCTCTAGCGAGGTATTTATCAGCGTGCCGTTGTTTTTCAGGTAGTTGGCGCTAGCCCCGTAGTCGGTGGCATTGGCCGAGCCGGTAAACGACACGTTGTGGTTGGTGGCGTAGCTGGTGCGCTCAATCAGGTCCTGCCAGTTGGTGTTCGAGCCGTCGTCGTCGGTGGGCTTGGTGAGCGGCCGGGCGTTGTTGGTGGCCAGGTACTGGCGCAGCTCGTCGCCACTCAGCATGTCGATGCGCTTCGACACCTTCGCCACGGCCCCGTAGCCGCTGTAGGTGAGGCGGGTCTGGCCCGGCTTGGCCCGCTTGGTGGTCACGATAATAACCCCATTGGCCGCCCGCGTGCCATAGATGGCCGTGGCCGAGGCATCTTTCAGCACGTCGATGCTGGCAATATCGTCGGGGGCCAGCAGGTCGATGCTCGCGCCCGGCACCCCGTCAATCACGTAAAACGGCTCCGTGATGCCGCCGTTCAGGGTGCGGATGGTGCTCGGCCCGCGCAGCACCACCGAGGGCCGCTGGTTGGGGTCGCCGCTCTTGGTGATGTTGAGGCCCGCCACCTTGCCTTGCAGCAGCTCGGCGGGGGTAGTGAGCACGCCGGGGTTAAACTGCTCGGCCTTGATGGACGTGACGGCCCCCACCACATCCTGCCGGCTCTGGGTGCCGTAGCCAATCACCACCACGTCCTTCAGTTGCTGGGCATCGGGCCGCAGCGTCACGTTGAGGGTCGTTTGGGTGCCAGCAATAATTTCCTGGCTCACTGTGCCCACAAAGGAAAATACCAGCACATCGGCCGGCCCGGTGGTGCGGATGCTGTACGTGCCGTCGGGGCCGGTGCCCACGGCATTGCTGCCGTCCTTAAGGCGCACCGTTACGCCGGGCAGCGCCGCATTCTTCTCGTCCGTCACGGTGCCCTTGATGGTTTGCTGGGCCAGGGCCAGGGCGGGCGTCAGCGTCAGCAGCGGCAGCACAGCCCGCCGCGGCAGGCCCGCCGTAGCCCGCCAGAATAAGAAGGAAAAGTACCCGTTTTTCATACGTGCTAGTGGTGCTTGGTAGGTGCTGTATTAAAGCACTGCAAAGCACCGGCGCGGCAGTTACCTCAACATGATTGCTGCGTTACGATTAGCGCAGCTGCGGGGTCAGTGCACAGGTTCGTTCTCCCGTTTGCCTCGTAGCACCCCTTTGGGGCCGCATCGCTCCAATAGGAAGCGGGGGCGGCGTGGCGTGTGGGCTGGTGTGGCGGCCCGCCGGCCAGGGCTAGCCAGGCCGGCGGGCCGGACGATGAGAGTTTCACCAGAGTTTAATCCGCAAAAAGCGCTAGGCATCTGGTGGGCGAAAGCTGCAGATACCCAGCGTATTCAGGTCGGCTAGGCACCTGACCGGGGCCGGCGGATAGGAAGGAGCCTACAAACTGCGGGTTGCTCCTGCCCATTACAACGCTGCTAGTATACTGATAGCGCAGCTTGCAGCCGGCGCATAGGAAGGAGCCGGGCCGCGGAAGTGCTGGCCATCCGCTTTGGTCGCTACCCGCTACTGCTGCTCCAGACCGCCTAGCAACACCGTGATGATGTTGTTTTCTAATTCCTGCGCGGTGAGGCCGCGGCCCGGCCGGTACCACAGTTCGACCCAGCGCACCGCCGACAGCACCGTAAACAGGGCTACCGAGGCATTGACGGGCCGAAACTCACCCGCCGCAATACCGGCTTCGATAAGCGCCGCAAAGCCTTTTTCGTAGGTTTTGCGGGCTTGCTTAAACTCGGTGAGGCGCGGCTCGGGCAGGTATTTCCAGTCGTGGTTGGCCACCGATACGGCCGCGCCGTCCTCCACCATAAGCCGGATGTGCAGGCGTACCAGCGCCTTTATTTTATCACTATATGGGCTAGCCGTCTGCTCTATTTCCCGTAGCTGTGAGATGTAAGTATCCGAAACGCGAAAGCAGATGGTATCCAGCAGCTCGTCTTTCGACTTAATGTGGTTGTACATGCTCGCGGCTTCCATGCCTACCTGCCCGGCCAGGTCGCGCATCGAGGTGCCGCCGTAGCCCCGGTCTTTGAAGAGCTTGGCGGCTTCGGCCAGAATCAGCTCGCGCTTGACCGATTTTTTTGTTTTGAGCATGGGTGGGAAGGGTAGAAGCTGGTTCTACAAAGTTACCCCGCTGCCCCGGCTGCTAACAACTGTTTGTTATACATTATCGGGCTTGCGCGGGTCTTCGCCGCTCACCATGCGCGATATCAGGCCGTGGTCATCCTGAATATCAGCCCACACCACGCCCACTACGTGCAATATGATGTAGCCAATAATCAAGTACATCGTTACGTTATGAACTTCTTTAACCGGGTGCTCAATGCCGTGCAAAAACGGTACGTCATCGGCGAAGGTCAGGGCCAGACCCGTAACGACCATAATCGTGATAAACAGATAAAAGGCGGCATACGTGAGCTTGGCCAGCAGCACGTGGCGAGCATCGGCGTGCTCGGCTGGGGCTGCTAGCCGGTAGCGCCGGGCTGCGGCCATCAGCCGCGCGCCAAAGCGCCGGCCAGCCGGGTCAAGCGCCTGCATCACCGTCCAAAATAGCCAAAAGGTGGCGAGCACTATCCCAATCCAGATGTGCCAGGTCCAGATTTTTTCGCTGATAACGTGGGCCACTGCGCCGGCCTGCTGCTGGGTCAGTCTGCCACCGCTCTTGGCGAGCGCGGCCTGAAATTCGGGCACTGCCCCCCGAGCATTCACGATAACCTGCTGAAACAGAATAGTCAGCAGCTGGCCCGATACCAGCGCGGCATTGGCCCAGTGCCAGATGCGCATCGGCACGGAGTAGTCGTGGGTGGCGGTGGCGAGGGGCGCGGTGGCAGGTTGCATAAAGAAGGGTGGCGTGAAGCATTACAGACGTAACGGCGCGCTTACCTGTTGCTTAAGAATTACTTAAGAAAAGGCGCTGGCCGTTTCGCGGGCGGCTGCTGGTTGCAGCGTGCGGCCGGGGTACGCTAGCAGGGCCTGCTCGAGGCAGGTAAGGGCGGCGTCAAGGTCGTGCAGATTGAGAATGTAGGCTAGCCGCACCTGCTGGCGGCCCAGGCCGGGCGTCTGGTAAAAGCCGTTGGCTGGCGAGAGCATGAGCGTCTGATTTTCATAGGCAAAATCAGTCAGCAGCCACTCGCCAAAGCGCTCGGCATCATCCACTGGTAAGTGGGCCATCACGTAGAAGGCGCCGCCGGGCACCGGGCACTGCACGCCCGGCATGGCTTGCAGGCGCCGCACTGTCAGGTCGCGGCGCGCCTGGTACTCGGTCCGGTTTTCGTCGAAATAGCTTTCGGGCAAGGCTACGGCCGCTTCGCCCAGCAGCATGCCCAGGCCGGGCGGGCTAATGCGCATCTGGGCAAAGTGGAAGGCGGCGTCAAATACGGCCTTGTTGCGCGTCACGAGCGAGCCCACCCGCGCGCCGCACGCACTGTAGCGCTTCGAAATTGTGTCAAGCACCACCACGTATTCTTCGCCGCCGGCTAGGTTAAGGGCGCTGGTGGATCGGGCACCATCGTAGCAATACTCGCGGTAGGCCTCATCTGATAGCAGGTATAACTGGTGCCGCTGGCACAGGCCAAGCAGGTCTTCTAGCTCGGCGCGGGTGTACACGTGGCCGGTGGGGTTGCTCGGGTTGCAGAGCAGAATGGCCTTGGTGCGCGGCGTAATAACCTGCTCAAAATCAGCCAGCGGGGGCAGGGCAAAGCCGTTTTCAATGCTAGCCGTAACCGTCACAATCTTCACGCCGGCCGCAATGGCAAAGGCCGTGTAAGTGCCGTAAAACGGCTCGGGCACCACCAGCTCATCGCCGGGGTTGAGGCAAGTGAGCAGGGCAAATAGAATGGCCTCGCTGCCGGCCGTTGTCACCAGTATCTCCTCCATCTTCACCGCAATGCCCGCCCGGTGGTAATACTCGGCTAGCTTCCGGCGGTAGCTGTCGGTGCCAGCGCCGTGGCTGTAGGCCAGCACCCGCAAATCGGCTTGCCGCAGGGCTTCTACCGCGCTTGGTGGCGTCGGAATATCGGGCTGGCCAATATTGAGATGATACACGTGGCGGCCCCGCTGCTTGGCCGCCTCGGCAAAGGGGGCTAGCTTGCGAAACGGCGAAACGGGCATTTCCTGCCCACGTTGCGATACGGATAACGACATAGATTATAGCTTCTTACAGAAAGGAATTAAGAAAAAGTCCCAGCCGATAACTCGGCCGGGACTTCGGAGATAACGGGGCGAACTAACCGTTGCGTTTGTTCAGCTCGTCTCGAATTTTAGCGGCCTTTTCGTAGTCTTCTTTTTCCAGCGCCTGCGCCAGCATCTTGGTCAGCTCATCGAGCGATACCTGCCCGCTAGGCTCGCGCGCCTCGGGTGCTTTGGCCGCCGGCCGGGCGGTTTCACCTTCGTTGTCGTCCTCGTCCTCGTCGTGGTCTTCCTCGTCTTCCTCCTCCTCGCTAGCCTCGTCGAGGTCCGAGAGAATGATGCCGGCTTCGCTGAGTACGCTTTCTACCGTGAAGATAGGCACGCCGAAGCGCAGGCCGATGGCAATGGCATCGGAAGGCCGGGCGTCAATCTCAAACGTGGTGGCGCCGTCG
The genomic region above belongs to Hymenobacter sp. BRD128 and contains:
- a CDS encoding TetR/AcrR family transcriptional regulator, producing MLKTKKSVKRELILAEAAKLFKDRGYGGTSMRDLAGQVGMEAASMYNHIKSKDELLDTICFRVSDTYISQLREIEQTASPYSDKIKALVRLHIRLMVEDGAAVSVANHDWKYLPEPRLTEFKQARKTYEKGFAALIEAGIAAGEFRPVNASVALFTVLSAVRWVELWYRPGRGLTAQELENNIITVLLGGLEQQ
- a CDS encoding cytochrome b/b6 domain-containing protein, which codes for MQPATAPLATATHDYSVPMRIWHWANAALVSGQLLTILFQQVIVNARGAVPEFQAALAKSGGRLTQQQAGAVAHVISEKIWTWHIWIGIVLATFWLFWTVMQALDPAGRRFGARLMAAARRYRLAAPAEHADARHVLLAKLTYAAFYLFITIMVVTGLALTFADDVPFLHGIEHPVKEVHNVTMYLIIGYIILHVVGVVWADIQDDHGLISRMVSGEDPRKPDNV
- a CDS encoding pyridoxal phosphate-dependent aminotransferase, with translation MSLSVSQRGQEMPVSPFRKLAPFAEAAKQRGRHVYHLNIGQPDIPTPPSAVEALRQADLRVLAYSHGAGTDSYRRKLAEYYHRAGIAVKMEEILVTTAGSEAILFALLTCLNPGDELVVPEPFYGTYTAFAIAAGVKIVTVTASIENGFALPPLADFEQVITPRTKAILLCNPSNPTGHVYTRAELEDLLGLCQRHQLYLLSDEAYREYCYDGARSTSALNLAGGEEYVVVLDTISKRYSACGARVGSLVTRNKAVFDAAFHFAQMRISPPGLGMLLGEAAVALPESYFDENRTEYQARRDLTVRRLQAMPGVQCPVPGGAFYVMAHLPVDDAERFGEWLLTDFAYENQTLMLSPANGFYQTPGLGRQQVRLAYILNLHDLDAALTCLEQALLAYPGRTLQPAAARETASAFS
- a CDS encoding bifunctional nuclease family protein — encoded protein: MKKIPLEILGLSSSQSQSGSFALILGEKHGNRRLPIIIGMFEAQSIAIQIEKISPNRPLTHDLFKAFAEHVHVAILEVVISDLKEGVFYSRIVCSDGATTFEIDARPSDAIAIGLRFGVPIFTVESVLSEAGIILSDLDEASEEEEDEEDHDEDEDDNEGETARPAAKAPEAREPSGQVSLDELTKMLAQALEKEDYEKAAKIRDELNKRNG